The following are encoded together in the Cicer arietinum cultivar CDC Frontier isolate Library 1 chromosome 2, Cicar.CDCFrontier_v2.0, whole genome shotgun sequence genome:
- the LOC101494108 gene encoding protein NODULATION SIGNALING PATHWAY 2-like, which translates to MNMNMETDLDMVMDGVPNILELSNYSYSTTTTHTSDDEATWNNNLSPLIDLDFFTADQDHFHDFIHSLTNDGITAVDSNLVNTITDQEEEESIGYESNSNSSTEEDHDRKGLRLVHLLMAAAEALTGTNKSHDLARVILIRLKELVSPTHGTNMERLAAYFTDALQTLLNGTNCAHSTNHHKLCVLSGPHQNDILYAFQLLQDMSPYVKFAHFTANQAILEAVVHERRVHIVDYDVMEGAQWASLIQSFSSRKDGLPGPHLRITALSRNSGRGSGQRSIATVQETGRRLTAFATSVGQPFTFHQCKLDSEETFRTSSLKLVRGEALMFNCVMHLPHLSYRSSDSISSFFNGAKELRPKLVTLVEEEVGPLDDAGFVGLFMDSLHRYSAMYDSLEDGFPMNKWSRSLVERVFLGPLITGSVARLYITGEVEEQERSSWGEWLSASGFKGVALSYGNYCQAKLLLGLFNDGYRVEEVDNNKLVLGWKSRHLLSTSIWSFMLE; encoded by the coding sequence ATGAACATGAACATGGAAACTGACTTGGACATGGTCATGGATGGAGTCCCCAATATCCTGGAACTCTCTAATTACAGTTACAGTACAACAACCACGCATACATCTGATGACGAAGCCACATGGAACAACAACTTGTCCCCACTCATCGACTTAGATTTCTTCACTGCCGATCAAGATCACTTCCATGACTTCATTCATTCCCTCACCAACGATGGAATCACAGCCGTTGATTCAAATCTAGTTAATACTATCACAgaccaagaagaagaagaatccaTTGGCTATGAGTCCAACTCCAATTCCTCAACCGAAGAAGACCACGACAGAAAGGGCCTCCGTCTAGTGCACCTGCTTATGGCGGCGGCGGAGGCCCTGACAGGCaccaacaagagccatgatttgGCTCGAGTAATATTGATTCGGCTCAAAGAATTAGTTTCCCCCACTCACGGCACCAACATGGAGAGACTCGCGGCGTATTTTACCGACGCCCTCCAAACTCTACTAAACGGCACCAACTGTGCGCACTCCACCAATCACCATAAGCTTTGCGTTCTCTCTGGACCCCACCAAAACGACATACTCTATGCGTTTCAGCTTCTTCAAGACATGTCTCCCTATGTAAAGTTCGCGCACTTCACAGCCAACCAAGCTATCCTCGAAGCTGTGGTCCATGAACGAAGAGTTCACATCGTGGACTATGACGTCATGGAAGGGGCCCAATGGGCTTCACTTATTCAATCATTTTCATCACGAAAGGACGGCCTTCCAGGCCCACATCTTCGCATCACTGCATTGTCTAGAAACAGCGGACGTGGCAGTGGGCAGAGATCCATTGCCACTGTTCAAGAAACTGGACGACGGTTAACGGCGTTTGCTACTTCTGTTGGTCAACCGTTTACTTTTCATCAATGTAAGTTGGATTCGGAAGAAACATTTCGAACGTCTTCGCTGAAGCTTGTTCGCGGTGAGGCGTTGATGTTTAATTGTGTGATGCATTTGCCTCATCTCAGTTACCGCTCATCAGATTCGATTTCTTCGTTTTTTAATGGTGCTAAGGAGTTAAGACCAAAGCTTGTGACATTAGTTGAGGAGGAGGTGGGGCCCCTTGATGATGCTGGCTTTGTGGGCCTGTTCATGGATTCGCTTCACCGTTACTCGGCGATGTATGATTCACTTGAGGATGGGTTTCCTATGAATAAATGGTCCAGGAGTTTGGTGGAGCGAGTGTTTTTGGGCCCATTAATAACGGGCTCAGTGGCCCGATTGTACATTACCGGTGAAGTGGAGGAACAAGAGAGGAGTTCTTGGGGGGAGTGGTTGAGTGCGTCGGGGTTCAAGGGTGTTGCTTTAAGCTACGGTAACTATTGCCAAGCGAAGTTGTTACTTGGTCTTTTTAATGATGGGTATAGAGTGGAGGAGGTGGATAACAATAAGTTGGTGTTGGGTTGGAAATCAAGGCATTTGCTTTCAACTTCTATTTGGAGTTTTATGTTAGAGTGA